Within the Corallococcus silvisoli genome, the region CCCTGGAGCCGGTACGCCTCGCCGAGCAGGTTCAGGCAGGTGGCGACCTCCCGGTGCGCGCCGCCAAACACGGCCTCCCGCAGCGCGAGGGAGCGCTCACCCGGCGCGACGGCCTCGGCGTACCGGCCCGCATCGTAGAGCGCCAGCGCCGCGTCGTAGGTGCGCTGGGCCTCCAGCAGCTGGCCCTCCACACCGGCCGGCATCCTCGCGGCGCACCCCAGGGCCAGCACCACCATCCACCCGAGAATCCACCGCATGCCTCCTCCTTGGGGTCCGAAGGGTGGCCCATCCCGTCCCCCCCGTGAGAGAGGCAGGGACCCGGAGAATCATGCAGGAAGGCGCGGCGGTGACGAGGGCGGAGCTACTGCCCGTAGCCCCGAAACTGCTCGAACACCCGCGCCATTTCCGCGTCATCCAGCAAAACCGGTTCCCCGACCTGGAGCGCGCGCCAGTACATGGCGGCCAGCGTCTCCACCTCCACCGCCAGCTTCCAGGCGGCGGGCAGGTCCGCGCCCACCGCCACCATGCCGTGATTGGCCAGCAGGCACGCCTTGCGGCCCTCCAGCGCCGCCATCATGTGCCGCGCCAGCTCCGGCGTGCCGAAGGTGGCGTACTCCGCGCACCGCACGTCCGTGCCGCCCGCCGCGGACACCATGTAGTGGAAGGCCGGGATGCCCCGGCGGAGGCACGCGAGCGTGGTGCTGAACATGCTGTGCGCATGCAGCACCGCGCCCACCTCCGGCCGCGCCGCGAGGATGTCCCGGTGCAGCTGCCACTCCGTGGACGGCCTGCGCCGGCCCTCGTGCGTGCCGTCGAAGCGCATGAGGACCACGTCCTCCGGCGTCATCGCCTCGTAGTTCATCCCGGAGGGCGTGAGGAGGAAGCCCTCCTCCACCCGCTGGCTCAGGTTGCCGGACGTGCCCTGGTTCAGCCCGGACGTGTTCATCCGCCGCGCGGTGGCCACCATCGCCTCGCGCAGCGCCGGATGTCCCCCGGCCGCGCTCACGTCGCCGGGCTCCGCTCCGCGCGCCGCTCCGGGAAGAGCGACAGCAGCCCCTCCTCCGTCGCCGGACACACGCCCCGCTCGGTGATGAGCGCCGTCACGAGCCGCGCGGGCGTCACGTCGAACGCGTAGTTGGCCGCGGGGCTCCCGGGCGGGGTGATGCGCACCGTGGCGATGTCCCCCGAAGGCAGCCGGCCCGTCACGTCGCTGAGCTCCGCGCCGTCCCGCTGTTCGATGGGGATCTGCTTCACCCCGTCCTGAATCGTCCAGTCCACCGTGGGCGAGGGCAGCGCCACGTAGAACGGCACGCCGTTGTCCTTCGCCGCCAGCGCCTTGAGGTAGGTGCCGATCTTGTTCGCCACGTCCCCGTGCGCCGTGGTGCGGTCCGTCCCGACGATGCACAGGTCCACCTCCCCGTGCTGCATCAGGTGGCCGCCCACGTTGTCCGCGATGACGGTGTGCGCGACGCCGTGCTGCCCCAGCTCCCAGGCCGTGAGCACCGCGCCCTGGTTGCGCGGGCGCGTCTCATCCACCCAGACGTGGAGCGGCAGGCCCGCGTCGTGCGCCAGGTACATGGGCGCCAGCGCCGTGCCCCAGTCCACCGTCGCCAGCCACCCGGCGTTGCAGTGCGTGAGCACGTTGAGCCGGCCCTTGCGGCCCTTCTTGTCCCACGCCTCCTGGAACAGCTTCAGCGCGTGCTCGCCGATGGCCCGGTTGATGGCCACGTCCTCGTCGCACAGCGCGGCCGCGTGCCGGTACGCCGCCGCCGCCCGCTCCTGGGGCTTCAGCGGCGCGAGCACCTGGCGCATCCCGTCCAGCGCCCAGTGCAGGTTCACCGCCGTGGGCCGCGTGGCCCGCAGCATCGTGAGCGCCTGCTCCAGCGCGGCGTCGGACGCATCCCCCCGCATGGCCAGACACACGCCATAGGCCGCCGTGGCGCCGATGAGCGGCGCGCCCCGCACCAGCATGCTGCGGATGGCGTGGCCCGCCGCGTCCGCCGTGGTCAGCTTCACCTTCACGAACGCATGCGGCAGGCGCGTCTGGTCGATGACGCCGACGCTCCAGCCGTCGGGCTCGACCCAGATGGAGCGCATCGGCTCGCCTTGGACTTTCATCGCCGTGTCTTTCCTTGTTCAGCGCTTGAGGACGCGGCCCGCCACCGCGGAGAGCTTGTCCACCAGGGCCGGGTCGCGCACGTCGGGCGAGGTCATGATGGCGTGGTCCAGCGCCGTCTGGCAGCCGCTCCGGCACGGGCCCGCATGCTGGCCCACGAGCGGCGCGATGTTCTTCACCAGCCCGCGCGCCTTGCCCGCGTTGCCCAGGAGCACCGCCACCACCTGGTCCACCGTCACCGCGTCGTGGTCCGGGTGCCAGCAGTCGTAGTCCGTGACCATCGACACGCTCGCGTAGCAGATCTCCGCTTCCCGGGCGAGCTTGGCCTCCGGCATGTTCGTCATGCCAATCACATCACAGCCCCACTGCCGGTACAGCTTGCTCTCCGCCAGCGTGGAGAACTGCGGCCCCTCCATCACCAGGTACGTGCCGCCGCGCACGACCTTGAGGTCCAGGCCCTCGCACGCCGCCATCACCGCGTCGCCCAGGCGCGAGCACACGGGTCTGGCCATCGACACGTGCGCCACCAGCCCCGCGGAGAAGAAGCTCTTCACGCGCGCGAAGGTCCGGTCCACGAACTGATCCACCACCACGAAGGTGCCCGGGGGCAGGTCCTCGCGCAGGCTGCCCACCGCGGAGACGGACAGGATGTCCGTCACGCCGCTGCGCTTGAGCGCGTCGATGTTGGCCCGGAAGTTCAGCTCCGACGGCGGGATGCGGTGCCCCCGGCCGTGGCGCGGCAGGAACACCACCGGCTGGTCGCCGATGCGCCCGAAGCAGAACTCGTCCGACGTCTCACCGAAGGGCGACGACACCCGGCGCCACGAGACATCCGTCAGGCCATCAATCTGATACAGGCCGCTGCCGCCGATGATGCCCAGCACGGGCTTGTTGGAACTCGACATGGTGGAAAGGCTCCGCTCCGGAGGGACGAACGCTTCAGGACACGCGCGCGAACGGGTCGAGCGACGTGAAGTCGTGGAACACCGGGTGCCCGTGGCCCGGGGGGATGGCCACCTCGCCCCGGTCCAGGCACGCCGTGCAGAAGCCCGCCTGCCGGGCCGCGTCCAGCTCCAACACGTTGTCGGAGAGGAACAGGAGGTCCTTCGGCGGCAGCGCCAGCGCCTGGGCGATTCGCGTGTACGACGCGGCCTCCACCTTGGGCCCGGTGGTGGTGTCGAAGTAGCCGGAGAACAGCGGCGACAGGTCCCCCTCCACGCTGTAGCCGAAGATCAGCTTCTGCGCGGCGATGCTGCCGGAGGAATAGACATACAGGCGCAGGCCCGCGCCGTGCCACTCGCGCAGCGCCCGGGCCGCGTCCGCGTGCACGTGGCCCTTCAGCTCGCCGCGCGCGTAGCCATCCGCCCAGAGGAGGCCCTGGAGCGTCTTGAGCGGCGTGGCCTTGCGGTCCTCGTCCAGCCAGCGCTGGAGCAGCGCGACGGTGCCCACGTCGTCCAGCCCGGGCTCGCCCGCGAGCGTGCGCGCGTCGGACAGGCACTGGCGCACGGCGGCGTCCTGGCCGTGCGTCGCGACGTACTCCGCCAGGTGCCTCCGGGCGAAGGGGAAGAGCACGTCCTTCACGAAGGCGATGGAGCTGGTGGTGCCTTCGATGTCGGTGACGATGGCGACCGGGGCGCTCACGGCGCGTACTTCGGGAAGCGGTCGGCGATGGTCTCGCCGGTGAAGTGGCCCACCCAGCCGTCGGGGCGGATGAAGAAGCGGATGGCGGCGAAGCGGGGCCGGGGCCCCATGTCGAACCAGTGCTTCATGCCCTCCGGCACGCTGATGAGGTCGCCCCGGGTGCACTCCACCTGGAACACCTTGTCGCCGGCGTGCAGGTAGAAGCAGCCGCTGCCCTCCACCATGATGCGCGCCTCGTCCTCCGTGTGGGAGTGCTCGGAGAGGAACTTCTGGCGGGCCGCCTCCACGTTGGGCGCGTCCGGCTTGATGCGCGCCACGTCCACGGTGTTGTACCCGTGGGCCTTCTTCTCCGCGTCCACCACGTGCTGGTAGGCCGCGAGCACTTCCTCCTGGCCCGCGTTGTCCGGCAGCTCCACGGACGCGTCCACGCGCTCGAAGCGCACGCCAATGGTCTTCAGCTCCCGGCCGATGTCCGCCACGTCGGTGAAGACGCCCAGCGGTGCCTCCGGCTGGTGGTCCTTGTAGACAATCAGGTTGCTCATCGCCGCACCTTCATCTTCTCGAGTTCGTACGTCAGCAGGTGTTCCAGCGCCACCACGTGGCGCCGCGCCTCGGCCATGCTCCGGCCCCAGGTGTAGAGCCCGTGGCCGGCGATGAGATACGCGACCAGGTCCGTGCGCTTCTCCAGCAGCGCGGTCACCTTCCCGGCCAGCCGGGGGATGTCCTGGTCGTTGGGGAAGATGGGGATGGACACCGCCGCCTCGTGCGTGCGGGTGTCGCCCAGGGCCTTGAGCAGCTCGAAGTCCTGGAGCACCAGCTCGCCCTCGGGCAGCCGCAGGTTGGACAGGAGCGCGGCCACCACGGAGTGCGTGTGCAGCACGGCCTGGGCCTCCGGCCGGTCGCGGTAGAGCTGGAGGTGCAGGGGCGTCTCCGCGGAGGAGCCCTTCGGCGGCGGCGCGTGGATGTCCGCCACCAGCACGTCCGCCTCCACCAGCTCCCCCTTGTCCACGCCGGAGCGCGTGACGGCGGCCGTGCGGGCATCCAGCCTGCGGGAGAAGTTGCCGCTGGTGGCGGGCACGAAGTTGCGCACGCTGAGGAAGCGGCCCACTTCGACGATTTCACGGGCCGCTTCGGACAGCGTGGCGGCGGGGGCCGGGCTGATGCTCATCCATCCCTCGGGGGGGCGTGAGGACGCGATGAAACATCGCGCTGATGACACGGAGCATAATCCGGCGCTGACCGGTAGGCGCAAGGGAACGCGACGCAGGACGTCACCCGTCCCTGGGGACGGCTCAGCCGCCCTCCAGCGCGAAGGTGGCCAGCCGCGCGAACTCCTTCTGCCCGTCTTGCTCCAGCACGTCGTTGTGGCCCGCGCCCGGCACCGTGACCACCGTGGCGTGGGGGAAGCGCTGCCCCAGCTCCCGGCCCATGGCCACGGGCACGACGTCGTCGTCCTCGCCATGGATGATGAGCACGGGGATGGGAATGCCGGGGGCCTTGTCCTGGGACTGGTAGCGGTCGCGCATGAGCAGCGTGGCCGGAAGGAAGGGCACCGTGCGCTGGCCCATGGCCACCATGGACGTGTACGGCGACACCAGCACCATGCGGGCTCCGTACCCGCGCCGCGCCATCTCCACCGCGACGCCCGTGCCCAGGCTGCGCCCGCTGAGCACGATGTCCTCCGGCTTCACGCCCTCGTCGCGCAGGAGCTGGAGCGCGGCCTCCGCGGAGGCGTACAGGCCCGCCTCCGACGGACTGCCCGGCGACGCGCCGTAGCCCGGGTACTCCACCGCGAGGAAGCCCAGGCCCGCGTCCCCCAGCATCTGGCCCATCCCCTGCTGTCCCAGGAGCTGTTCACCGTTGCCGTGGAAGTGCACCACCGTGGGCGCTCCCGGCGGCGCGGGCAGGTAGAAGCGATCCACCTGGAGGCCCGTCGCCAGCGGCACCGTGCCGAACCCAGGCCGCGCCCGCAGCGCCTCCGGCGACGAGCGCGGCGCGGGGTAGATGAGGGAGCGCTGCGCGGCGAAGGCGAGTGCGCACAGCGCGAGGTACAGCATG harbors:
- the mtnC gene encoding acireductone synthase yields the protein MSAPVAIVTDIEGTTSSIAFVKDVLFPFARRHLAEYVATHGQDAAVRQCLSDARTLAGEPGLDDVGTVALLQRWLDEDRKATPLKTLQGLLWADGYARGELKGHVHADAARALREWHGAGLRLYVYSSGSIAAQKLIFGYSVEGDLSPLFSGYFDTTTGPKVEAASYTRIAQALALPPKDLLFLSDNVLELDAARQAGFCTACLDRGEVAIPPGHGHPVFHDFTSLDPFARVS
- the mtnA gene encoding S-methyl-5-thioribose-1-phosphate isomerase, with translation MKVQGEPMRSIWVEPDGWSVGVIDQTRLPHAFVKVKLTTADAAGHAIRSMLVRGAPLIGATAAYGVCLAMRGDASDAALEQALTMLRATRPTAVNLHWALDGMRQVLAPLKPQERAAAAYRHAAALCDEDVAINRAIGEHALKLFQEAWDKKGRKGRLNVLTHCNAGWLATVDWGTALAPMYLAHDAGLPLHVWVDETRPRNQGAVLTAWELGQHGVAHTVIADNVGGHLMQHGEVDLCIVGTDRTTAHGDVANKIGTYLKALAAKDNGVPFYVALPSPTVDWTIQDGVKQIPIEQRDGAELSDVTGRLPSGDIATVRITPPGSPAANYAFDVTPARLVTALITERGVCPATEEGLLSLFPERRAERSPAT
- a CDS encoding S-methyl-5'-thioadenosine phosphorylase gives rise to the protein MSSSNKPVLGIIGGSGLYQIDGLTDVSWRRVSSPFGETSDEFCFGRIGDQPVVFLPRHGRGHRIPPSELNFRANIDALKRSGVTDILSVSAVGSLREDLPPGTFVVVDQFVDRTFARVKSFFSAGLVAHVSMARPVCSRLGDAVMAACEGLDLKVVRGGTYLVMEGPQFSTLAESKLYRQWGCDVIGMTNMPEAKLAREAEICYASVSMVTDYDCWHPDHDAVTVDQVVAVLLGNAGKARGLVKNIAPLVGQHAGPCRSGCQTALDHAIMTSPDVRDPALVDKLSAVAGRVLKR
- a CDS encoding methylthioribulose 1-phosphate dehydratase; protein product: MSISPAPAATLSEAAREIVEVGRFLSVRNFVPATSGNFSRRLDARTAAVTRSGVDKGELVEADVLVADIHAPPPKGSSAETPLHLQLYRDRPEAQAVLHTHSVVAALLSNLRLPEGELVLQDFELLKALGDTRTHEAAVSIPIFPNDQDIPRLAGKVTALLEKRTDLVAYLIAGHGLYTWGRSMAEARRHVVALEHLLTYELEKMKVRR
- a CDS encoding 1,2-dihydroxy-3-keto-5-methylthiopentene dioxygenase, giving the protein MSNLIVYKDHQPEAPLGVFTDVADIGRELKTIGVRFERVDASVELPDNAGQEEVLAAYQHVVDAEKKAHGYNTVDVARIKPDAPNVEAARQKFLSEHSHTEDEARIMVEGSGCFYLHAGDKVFQVECTRGDLISVPEGMKHWFDMGPRPRFAAIRFFIRPDGWVGHFTGETIADRFPKYAP
- a CDS encoding class II aldolase/adducin family protein, giving the protein MSAAGGHPALREAMVATARRMNTSGLNQGTSGNLSQRVEEGFLLTPSGMNYEAMTPEDVVLMRFDGTHEGRRRPSTEWQLHRDILAARPEVGAVLHAHSMFSTTLACLRRGIPAFHYMVSAAGGTDVRCAEYATFGTPELARHMMAALEGRKACLLANHGMVAVGADLPAAWKLAVEVETLAAMYWRALQVGEPVLLDDAEMARVFEQFRGYGQ
- a CDS encoding alpha/beta hydrolase; protein product: MHRFRRQLMAFLLVTGMLYLALCALAFAAQRSLIYPAPRSSPEALRARPGFGTVPLATGLQVDRFYLPAPPGAPTVVHFHGNGEQLLGQQGMGQMLGDAGLGFLAVEYPGYGASPGSPSEAGLYASAEAALQLLRDEGVKPEDIVLSGRSLGTGVAVEMARRGYGARMVLVSPYTSMVAMGQRTVPFLPATLLMRDRYQSQDKAPGIPIPVLIIHGEDDDVVPVAMGRELGQRFPHATVVTVPGAGHNDVLEQDGQKEFARLATFALEGG